The proteins below are encoded in one region of Halalkalicoccus jeotgali B3:
- a CDS encoding endonuclease dU has translation MKSGARVLGVAESFRGERSPGEPSTLAGALVRADRVVDGLAFGSLTIGGEDATDAVVALFLELDRADVQYVLLSGIAPAWYNLLDLPALADALDRPVCAVSFERSPGLEGPLREAFSGAELDRHLAVYERQPARERIEIGEGEFFWRGVGLDAAEARELLFATATDGGRPEPLRVARLAARAADRFREDL, from the coding sequence ATGAAATCCGGGGCCCGGGTGCTCGGCGTCGCCGAGTCCTTCCGGGGCGAGCGCTCGCCCGGTGAGCCGAGCACGCTCGCGGGCGCACTCGTGCGCGCGGATCGCGTCGTCGACGGGCTGGCGTTCGGCTCGCTGACCATCGGCGGCGAGGACGCCACCGACGCGGTCGTTGCGCTCTTTTTGGAACTCGACCGTGCGGACGTCCAGTACGTCCTGCTGTCGGGGATCGCCCCCGCGTGGTACAACCTTCTCGACCTGCCCGCGCTGGCCGACGCGCTCGACCGACCGGTCTGTGCGGTGAGTTTCGAGAGGAGTCCGGGCCTCGAAGGACCCCTTCGTGAGGCGTTTTCGGGCGCGGAACTCGACCGGCACCTCGCGGTCTACGAGCGCCAGCCCGCACGCGAGCGGATCGAAATCGGGGAGGGCGAGTTCTTCTGGCGCGGGGTCGGCCTCGACGCCGCGGAGGCTCGGGAACTGCTCTTTGCCACCGCGACCGACGGCGGGCGACCCGAACCGCTCAGGGTCGCGCGACTGGCCGCCCGGGCTGCGGATCGCTTCCGAGAGGATTTGTAA
- a CDS encoding peptidylprolyl isomerase, producing MGTTATLHTTKGDITIELFDERAPRTVENFLNLAEHDPAASDDPAPDTPTWEDPESGEVRGDGLYNGVEFHRVIDEFMIQTGDPTGTGRGGPGYSFDDEFHDELRHDSAGTLSMANSGPNTNGSQFFITLAPTPHLDDRHAVFGEVVEGMDVVEEIGATETDAQDKPTTTIEIESVTIDG from the coding sequence ATGGGTACGACCGCGACGCTGCACACGACGAAAGGCGACATTACCATCGAACTGTTCGACGAGCGCGCGCCCCGCACCGTCGAGAACTTCCTGAACCTCGCGGAACACGACCCGGCCGCAAGCGACGACCCCGCCCCCGACACACCCACCTGGGAGGACCCCGAGAGCGGCGAGGTCCGCGGCGACGGGCTGTACAACGGCGTCGAGTTCCACCGCGTCATCGACGAGTTCATGATCCAGACGGGAGACCCGACCGGCACCGGTCGGGGCGGGCCCGGTTACAGCTTCGACGACGAGTTCCACGACGAGCTGCGCCACGATTCTGCGGGCACCCTCTCGATGGCAAACAGCGGCCCGAACACGAACGGCTCGCAGTTTTTCATCACGCTCGCGCCCACGCCCCACCTCGACGACCGCCATGCCGTCTTCGGGGAAGTGGTCGAGGGGATGGACGTCGTCGAGGAGATCGGCGCCACCGAGACCGACGCACAGGACAAGCCGACGACGACCATCGAGATCGAGTCGGTCACGATCGACGGGTAG
- a CDS encoding ferredoxin → MSDSTPRPSEIGETDAPPIEEKPYKIVFEANKCFGAGKCAEASRNWELDLETGIAKPRSYFITEEELEENVRAAELCPAKKDRGVIHVVDRRTDEEIAPDPHGDGTLSVDW, encoded by the coding sequence ATGAGCGATTCGACGCCCCGTCCGAGCGAGATCGGCGAAACGGACGCCCCGCCGATCGAGGAGAAACCCTACAAGATCGTCTTCGAGGCCAACAAGTGTTTTGGGGCAGGGAAATGCGCTGAAGCCTCCCGGAACTGGGAGCTCGATCTCGAAACGGGGATCGCGAAACCCCGTTCGTACTTCATCACCGAAGAGGAGTTAGAAGAGAACGTCCGGGCGGCCGAACTCTGTCCCGCCAAGAAGGACCGTGGCGTGATCCACGTCGTCGACCGGCGCACGGACGAGGAGATCGCACCCGATCCACACGGCGACGGCACCCTGAGCGTCGACTGGTAA
- a CDS encoding anthranilate phosphoribosyltransferase — MAQATREYGEWPLKRLMSEVVGSGHKSADDMTYEQATEAFRRILDAEPDHTTLGAFWLANRWKRNTAEELAAFTDVMRESVVVAEPDCDPVDCGANYDGKHTSALLGVAAGCVAAGAGTPVVAHSGDRVPTQKATAYKHVLDELGVRTELDPDESADMVDECGFGFYYQPEFNPGIGALFERRDAMGVRTFVNTIETLANPANADVHLGSFYHLPFAKRIVETFERSEQSLSSVLMFQGMEGYDDVRPGLTKVAEWREGEFSDFEIQTGEYGMDFESEDLEVEDVEADSATITREVLAGERTDGFTDAVSLNAALRIYARGDAGSIDVGLETAREAIDDGSATAVLEDLQAF; from the coding sequence ATGGCACAAGCGACCCGGGAGTACGGCGAGTGGCCGCTCAAGCGCTTGATGAGCGAGGTCGTCGGTTCGGGACACAAGTCCGCCGACGACATGACCTACGAACAGGCCACAGAAGCGTTCCGTCGGATCCTCGACGCCGAGCCCGACCACACTACCTTGGGAGCCTTCTGGCTGGCGAACCGCTGGAAGCGAAACACCGCCGAGGAACTGGCCGCCTTCACCGACGTGATGCGCGAGTCGGTCGTCGTCGCCGAGCCCGATTGTGATCCCGTCGACTGCGGGGCGAACTACGACGGCAAACACACCTCCGCACTCTTGGGCGTCGCCGCGGGCTGTGTCGCCGCCGGCGCGGGCACGCCCGTCGTCGCCCACTCGGGCGATCGCGTCCCTACCCAAAAGGCGACCGCGTACAAGCACGTGCTCGACGAACTGGGCGTGCGTACGGAACTCGATCCCGACGAGAGCGCCGACATGGTCGACGAATGCGGGTTCGGGTTTTACTACCAGCCCGAGTTCAACCCCGGGATCGGTGCTCTCTTCGAGCGCCGGGACGCGATGGGCGTACGGACCTTCGTCAACACGATCGAGACGCTTGCGAACCCCGCGAACGCCGACGTTCATCTCGGAAGCTTCTATCATTTGCCCTTCGCAAAGCGGATCGTCGAGACCTTCGAGCGCAGCGAGCAGTCCCTCTCGAGCGTGTTGATGTTCCAGGGCATGGAGGGGTACGATGACGTCCGACCGGGACTGACGAAGGTCGCAGAATGGCGCGAGGGGGAGTTTTCGGACTTCGAGATCCAAACCGGAGAATACGGCATGGACTTCGAGAGCGAGGACCTCGAAGTCGAGGACGTCGAGGCCGATTCGGCGACCATCACTCGCGAGGTCCTCGCCGGCGAGCGAACGGACGGCTTTACCGACGCCGTTTCGCTCAACGCCGCGCTGCGGATCTACGCCCGCGGGGACGCAGGATCGATCGACGTGGGTCTGGAGACGGCGCGCGAGGCGATCGACGACGGGAGCGCAACGGCGGTTCTCGAGGACCTGCAGGCGTTCTGA
- a CDS encoding GNAT family N-acetyltransferase: MGVETDVMEITDATAEDTQAIRSVAERSMEASYAVSPDTLEAILDEQFDSERLTDLIESDDWILLVATDEDEVAGFVEAEIDDGVGMLTWLHVATEFRGMGAGSGLFEAARERLHEAGVSGVRARELADNAEGQGFFEYFGFEKAEQDRIEIAGEDLVVDVFAESESDTEGEDETDSEPQGTVETDDGTVYVDRDEELAGESGPFFVAYTDEDYEQQYSFYCGNCESIVEAVDGMDRIECENCGNLNRPDEWDGGYL; the protein is encoded by the coding sequence GTGGGCGTCGAAACGGACGTCATGGAGATCACGGACGCCACCGCGGAGGACACGCAAGCGATCAGATCGGTCGCCGAACGCTCGATGGAAGCCTCGTACGCGGTCAGTCCGGATACGCTGGAGGCGATCCTCGACGAGCAGTTCGACTCCGAGCGATTGACCGACCTCATCGAGAGCGACGACTGGATCCTCCTCGTCGCGACCGACGAGGACGAAGTCGCCGGGTTCGTCGAGGCCGAGATCGACGATGGTGTGGGGATGTTGACGTGGCTGCACGTCGCGACCGAGTTCCGCGGGATGGGCGCCGGGTCGGGGCTCTTCGAGGCCGCCCGCGAGCGCCTCCACGAGGCGGGCGTCTCGGGCGTTCGCGCGCGCGAACTGGCCGACAACGCGGAGGGACAGGGCTTTTTCGAGTACTTCGGCTTCGAGAAGGCAGAACAGGACCGCATCGAGATCGCGGGCGAGGACCTCGTCGTCGATGTCTTCGCCGAGAGCGAATCCGACACCGAGGGCGAGGACGAAACCGACAGCGAACCCCAGGGGACGGTCGAAACCGACGACGGGACCGTCTACGTCGACCGGGACGAGGAACTGGCCGGCGAGAGCGGCCCCTTCTTCGTCGCCTACACCGACGAGGACTACGAACAGCAGTACAGCTTCTACTGTGGCAACTGCGAGTCGATCGTCGAGGCCGTCGACGGGATGGACCGGATCGAGTGTGAGAACTGCGGCAACCTCAACAGGCCCGACGAGTGGGACGGCGGGTATCTCTGA
- a CDS encoding glutamate-cysteine ligase family protein, translating into MSEPDVGMAVGLEVEYWVIDGEGHLCAGEEIVAAHDRIDHEFVAPMVEFETPPRSDLKAVRADLREVLEAGLAAAADAGKELVPLGTPLVSETMPAISDRGRLLERLYGEGVEYAKHCAGTHVHFDKRAVPDQINLLTALDPTLALVASSPYYDGRRLAHSSRAYVYRYETGRAFSRHRDLWEYADSMNEWNDRLTGAYEELRALAAERGIDDAEFERHVEPENSVLTPVRLRLGSPTVEWRAPDATLPSQLLALLADVTTAVSALEERSVEIGEPGIEDEAVVIPTFEGLRDLTREAIVEGRTPAIERYLGALGIDSGGYVPISETIDAGEHIDRERARELRLEYAARLREDVATL; encoded by the coding sequence ATGAGCGAACCGGACGTCGGGATGGCCGTTGGGCTGGAGGTCGAGTACTGGGTGATCGACGGGGAGGGTCACCTCTGTGCCGGCGAGGAGATCGTCGCCGCCCACGACCGGATCGACCACGAGTTCGTCGCCCCGATGGTCGAGTTCGAGACGCCGCCCCGTTCGGACCTCAAGGCGGTGCGTGCGGATCTGCGGGAGGTCCTCGAAGCGGGACTCGCGGCCGCCGCGGACGCCGGCAAGGAACTCGTTCCGCTGGGAACGCCCCTCGTAAGCGAGACGATGCCCGCTATTTCCGATCGCGGGCGGTTGCTCGAACGCCTCTACGGAGAGGGCGTCGAGTACGCCAAACACTGTGCGGGCACGCACGTCCACTTCGACAAGCGGGCGGTACCGGACCAGATCAACCTGCTGACGGCGCTCGATCCGACGCTCGCGCTGGTGGCCTCCTCACCCTACTACGACGGCCGGCGCCTCGCGCACTCCTCGCGGGCGTACGTCTATCGCTACGAGACCGGCCGGGCGTTCTCGCGACACCGTGACCTCTGGGAGTACGCCGACTCGATGAACGAGTGGAACGACCGCCTCACCGGGGCCTACGAGGAACTGCGCGCGCTGGCGGCCGAACGCGGGATCGACGACGCCGAGTTCGAGCGCCACGTCGAACCCGAAAATAGCGTCCTGACGCCGGTTCGCCTTCGGCTCGGCTCGCCGACCGTCGAGTGGCGCGCGCCCGACGCCACCCTCCCGAGCCAGCTGCTTGCGCTGCTCGCGGACGTGACGACGGCGGTATCGGCCCTCGAGGAGCGCTCGGTCGAGATCGGCGAGCCCGGGATCGAAGACGAGGCGGTGGTGATACCGACCTTCGAGGGGCTACGCGATCTCACCCGCGAGGCCATCGTTGAGGGACGAACGCCGGCCATCGAGCGGTATCTCGGCGCCTTGGGGATCGATTCCGGTGGCTACGTCCCGATCTCGGAGACGATCGACGCGGGCGAGCACATCGACCGTGAGCGCGCCCGCGAACTCCGCCTCGAGTACGCGGCGCGGCTGCGCGAGGACGTCGCCACACTCTAG
- the hisH gene encoding imidazole glycerol phosphate synthase subunit HisH, which yields MNLSTQAAEAPETLAEVVVVDYGLGNLRSVTRGLERAGAEVEITDDPVAFAAADGIVLPGVGAFREGVENAGPYREPLLEAAERGQPVFGICLGMQMLLTESEEAAHDGEGDVRGLDLIPGTNLRFDQGQKVPHMGWNELRVEREHPLVEGIDGEYAYFVHSYYAEPEDATSVVATTDYEIEFPAIVANEAGNVFGTQFHPEKSGETGLQILRNFVAICAEA from the coding sequence ATGAATTTGAGTACGCAGGCCGCCGAGGCGCCCGAAACGCTCGCGGAGGTCGTCGTCGTGGACTACGGGCTGGGGAACCTCAGGAGCGTCACGCGGGGACTAGAGCGGGCCGGCGCCGAGGTGGAGATCACGGACGACCCCGTGGCCTTCGCGGCGGCCGATGGAATCGTCCTTCCGGGCGTCGGCGCGTTTCGTGAGGGCGTCGAGAACGCCGGGCCGTACCGCGAACCACTCCTGGAGGCGGCCGAGCGGGGCCAGCCCGTCTTCGGGATCTGCCTGGGGATGCAGATGCTCCTGACCGAGAGCGAGGAAGCCGCCCACGACGGCGAGGGCGACGTGCGGGGACTGGACTTGATCCCCGGGACCAACCTCCGGTTCGATCAGGGCCAGAAGGTGCCCCACATGGGCTGGAACGAGCTACGCGTCGAGCGCGAACACCCGCTCGTGGAGGGCATCGACGGCGAGTACGCCTACTTCGTTCACTCCTATTACGCCGAACCCGAGGACGCGACCAGCGTGGTCGCCACCACGGACTACGAGATCGAGTTCCCCGCGATCGTCGCCAACGAGGCCGGTAACGTCTTCGGCACCCAGTTTCACCCCGAGAAGAGCGGCGAGACGGGCCTGCAGATCCTGCGGAACTTCGTGGCGATCTGCGCCGAGGCGTGA
- a CDS encoding DUF3784 domain-containing protein, with protein MSLALAVVLWVSGFALVGLGLLVREGHPELISGYDPEAVRDPEGLAAFVGRWTVVLGIALVASGFVPEARWEGTFVVGFVGLTLAVSVWLLVGARRYA; from the coding sequence ATGTCCCTCGCGCTCGCCGTGGTCCTCTGGGTCAGCGGGTTCGCCCTCGTCGGACTCGGCCTGCTGGTCCGGGAGGGCCATCCCGAACTGATCTCGGGGTACGACCCCGAGGCGGTGCGCGATCCGGAAGGGTTGGCGGCCTTCGTCGGCCGGTGGACGGTCGTCCTCGGGATCGCCCTCGTCGCGAGTGGGTTCGTCCCCGAGGCCCGCTGGGAGGGGACGTTCGTCGTTGGATTCGTCGGGCTGACGCTTGCGGTGTCGGTGTGGCTGCTCGTCGGCGCGCGCCGGTACGCGTAG
- a CDS encoding MBL fold metallo-hydrolase, whose translation MAVHNLTADAETFTCNVFLVTGEETTLVDAGAMPGIVDAIGEHVENLDRVVLTHQHGDHVEQLDAVVEAFDPDVYAYGEHAHRTHELSDGDTVEVGDETCEAIYTPGHADDHVSFVGESTIYSGDVVVHDDGAFEDGSFGRTDMAGQSREELIESIERILDRLPEGVESMYAGHGGEFHGDVRRVIERALERAERREPKYPEE comes from the coding sequence ATGGCCGTTCACAACCTGACCGCCGACGCCGAGACGTTCACCTGTAACGTCTTTCTCGTCACCGGCGAGGAGACGACGCTGGTCGATGCCGGCGCCATGCCGGGGATTGTCGATGCGATCGGCGAGCACGTCGAGAACCTCGACCGGGTCGTCCTCACCCATCAACACGGCGATCACGTCGAGCAGCTCGATGCGGTCGTCGAGGCGTTCGACCCCGACGTCTACGCCTACGGCGAGCACGCCCACCGAACCCACGAACTGTCCGATGGCGATACAGTCGAGGTCGGCGACGAGACTTGCGAGGCGATCTACACGCCCGGCCACGCCGACGATCACGTGTCGTTCGTGGGCGAGTCGACGATATACAGCGGCGACGTCGTGGTTCACGACGACGGGGCGTTCGAGGACGGGAGTTTCGGGCGCACGGACATGGCCGGTCAGTCCCGCGAGGAGCTGATCGAGAGTATCGAGCGGATCCTCGATCGGCTCCCCGAGGGCGTCGAGTCGATGTACGCGGGCCACGGCGGGGAGTTTCACGGCGACGTCCGGCGCGTGATCGAGCGCGCGCTCGAACGCGCCGAACGCCGCGAACCGAAATACCCCGAGGAGTGA
- a CDS encoding DUF5786 family protein — protein MGFGSYDESEQENQDYDTDFEDGDGVDTNENTHDGAITFDNGASNDELLSRLEEIKDQE, from the coding sequence ATGGGCTTCGGGAGCTACGATGAATCCGAACAGGAGAACCAAGACTATGACACCGATTTCGAGGACGGCGACGGTGTCGATACGAACGAGAACACCCACGACGGTGCGATCACGTTCGACAACGGTGCCTCGAACGACGAACTGCTCTCGAGGCTCGAAGAGATCAAGGACCAGGAGTGA
- a CDS encoding succinylglutamate desuccinylase/aspartoacylase family protein gives MVTHDAERLTLARLPSGIEIETTIHRYRGGRSGPKIYVQAAQHGREVNGVEVLRRLHDRLVSAELAGEVIAVPVADPLTFDRVSYTTPEALDSINANMNRAWPGSSDGTLHERMTAALWERAREADAVVDLHTGSPEMLTHVVFMAGDDGSRALAEAFGTDLLLAERAGEAANEEWSQRGFDGKLRVAATRAGIPTITPELASNKRIDESAVEAGLEGTLNVLRDRSVLSGAPEPRGERRLARNHLGRVTATDSGLFRAESTLEVGREIEAGTYLGTLYDPTTYEVLQEARADRDGILYALTKEATVTAGGKLANVALPLDNEDD, from the coding sequence ATGGTCACTCACGACGCCGAGCGACTCACGCTCGCCCGGCTTCCCTCGGGAATCGAGATAGAGACGACGATCCACCGCTATCGCGGCGGGCGAAGCGGCCCGAAGATCTATGTTCAGGCCGCCCAGCACGGCCGGGAGGTAAACGGCGTCGAGGTCCTCAGGCGGCTGCACGACCGGCTCGTCTCGGCGGAACTCGCGGGCGAGGTGATCGCGGTCCCGGTCGCCGATCCGCTCACCTTCGATCGGGTCTCCTACACCACCCCCGAGGCCCTCGACAGCATCAACGCCAACATGAACCGGGCGTGGCCCGGTAGCTCGGACGGAACCCTCCACGAGCGCATGACTGCAGCCCTCTGGGAGCGCGCACGCGAGGCCGACGCCGTCGTCGACCTGCACACGGGCAGCCCCGAGATGCTGACCCACGTCGTGTTCATGGCCGGCGACGACGGCTCGCGCGCGCTGGCCGAGGCGTTCGGAACCGACCTCCTTTTAGCGGAGCGCGCCGGCGAGGCGGCAAACGAGGAGTGGAGCCAGCGCGGCTTCGACGGCAAACTCCGGGTCGCGGCTACGCGGGCGGGGATCCCGACGATCACGCCCGAACTCGCGTCCAACAAACGGATCGACGAGAGCGCGGTCGAGGCCGGTCTCGAGGGGACGCTGAACGTCCTTCGGGATCGCTCGGTTCTCTCGGGGGCTCCCGAACCCCGCGGCGAGCGCCGCCTCGCGCGCAACCACCTCGGGCGCGTCACCGCGACCGACTCGGGGCTCTTTCGAGCCGAGTCCACGCTCGAAGTCGGCCGGGAGATCGAGGCCGGTACCTACCTGGGAACGTTGTACGACCCGACGACCTACGAGGTGCTCCAGGAGGCGCGCGCCGACCGCGACGGGATCCTCTATGCACTGACCAAGGAGGCGACCGTCACCGCCGGCGGGAAGCTCGCGAACGTCGCGTTGCCCCTCGACAACGAGGACGACTAG
- a CDS encoding helix-turn-helix domain-containing protein: MATITDFRVPVEQFALADTFSRVPDLYVEIERFAAQESDSAIPFVWVRAEDFDAFEAALGTDPSVDRYTVLAEFEDERFYRMNWVDEVELVVHLLLEEEGVITQAHANDGTWHLQVMFPDHDSLSGTYEFCEDRGLDLTVDSIYSLDNEGESQFGLTDSQYRTLSAAKDRGYYEVPRETTMSELADSLDISHQALSERLRRAHGSLVDRALSTSNAKKQPGQPLEESH, translated from the coding sequence ATGGCGACGATCACCGACTTCCGGGTGCCAGTAGAGCAGTTCGCGCTGGCCGATACCTTCTCGCGGGTCCCCGATCTGTACGTCGAGATCGAACGCTTCGCCGCGCAGGAATCGGATTCGGCGATCCCGTTCGTCTGGGTGCGGGCCGAGGACTTCGATGCGTTCGAGGCGGCCCTCGGGACCGATCCCTCCGTCGATCGATACACCGTCCTCGCGGAGTTCGAGGACGAACGGTTCTACCGGATGAACTGGGTCGACGAGGTCGAACTCGTCGTCCACCTGCTCCTCGAAGAGGAAGGGGTGATCACGCAGGCCCACGCGAACGACGGGACGTGGCACCTGCAGGTGATGTTTCCCGATCACGACTCGCTATCGGGGACCTACGAATTCTGCGAGGACCGCGGCCTCGATCTCACCGTCGATTCGATCTACAGTCTCGACAACGAGGGCGAATCACAGTTCGGGCTCACCGACTCACAGTACCGCACCCTTTCGGCGGCCAAAGACCGGGGTTACTACGAGGTCCCCCGCGAGACGACGATGTCAGAACTCGCGGACAGCCTCGACATCTCCCATCAGGCGCTCTCCGAACGCCTCCGTCGGGCCCATGGGAGCCTCGTCGACCGGGCGCTGTCGACCTCGAACGCCAAGAAACAGCCCGGACAGCCCCTCGAGGAATCGCACTGA
- a CDS encoding uracil-DNA glycosylase, which produces MENMDGPRVTECECCPALVESRSRIVNGTGPEDADLLIVGEGPGEQEDEEGEPFVGRSGTQLDEKLRAHGIAREDVRITNCVRCRPPENRDPTKEELENCRGYLEREIELVDPALIMTVGKVPTEHLLERDVAVTKEAGSVVEHRIGGESRRVLISVHPAAMLYDRSQEETLDATVGEAATLIGADGADGGDGQSRLDSF; this is translated from the coding sequence ATGGAGAACATGGACGGACCCCGGGTCACGGAATGTGAGTGCTGTCCCGCCCTCGTCGAGTCGCGCTCGCGGATCGTCAACGGGACGGGACCGGAGGACGCAGACCTGCTGATCGTCGGGGAGGGTCCGGGCGAGCAGGAAGACGAGGAGGGCGAACCGTTCGTCGGCCGGAGCGGGACCCAACTCGACGAGAAACTCCGCGCACACGGCATCGCCCGCGAGGACGTGCGTATCACCAACTGCGTGCGGTGTCGCCCGCCGGAGAACCGCGACCCCACGAAGGAGGAACTCGAGAACTGCCGGGGGTATCTCGAACGCGAGATCGAACTCGTCGACCCCGCGTTGATCATGACCGTCGGGAAGGTGCCAACCGAGCACCTCTTGGAGCGCGATGTGGCGGTGACGAAGGAGGCCGGGAGCGTCGTCGAACACCGGATCGGCGGCGAGTCGAGACGGGTCCTGATCAGCGTCCACCCGGCGGCGATGCTCTATGACCGGTCCCAGGAGGAAACTCTCGACGCGACGGTCGGGGAGGCCGCAACGCTGATCGGTGCGGATGGGGCCGACGGCGGGGACGGCCAGTCACGACTCGACTCGTTTTGA
- the ahbB gene encoding siroheme decarboxylase subunit beta translates to MSTLEDDWRSDLDEVDAALIDGYQSGVPVEVRPFRAIGEAVGVSETEALARVEALVERGIVRRFGAVLNPPVIGSSTLAAVRAPEERTEEVTAVINSYRQVNHNYRRDHEWNTWFVVTAGSRETRDRILAEIEERTGCTVLNLPMLTDFYIDLEFPVVNADRFARESSSGTDRVEATAISEEATGDLTALDAAVLLEIQEGLPLSRTPYADVARATGYDTDAVIESVTRLLAAGCIKRVGCVINHVVTGFTANCMVVWNVPDEELDGRGRAVGALPSVTLCYHRPRRSELGWEYNLFTMIHGRDPAAVDARIDALAEEYLPYEHERLYSTETLKQTGARYDELLSA, encoded by the coding sequence ATGAGTACGCTGGAGGACGACTGGCGATCCGACCTCGACGAGGTCGACGCCGCCCTCATCGACGGCTATCAAAGCGGCGTTCCCGTCGAAGTCAGACCCTTCCGGGCGATCGGCGAGGCAGTCGGCGTGAGCGAGACGGAAGCGCTCGCGCGCGTCGAGGCGCTCGTCGAGCGCGGTATCGTCCGGCGGTTCGGCGCGGTGCTCAACCCGCCGGTGATCGGCTCCTCGACGCTCGCGGCGGTGCGTGCCCCCGAAGAGCGCACGGAGGAGGTCACGGCAGTGATCAACTCCTACCGGCAGGTCAACCACAACTACCGTCGGGACCACGAGTGGAACACCTGGTTCGTCGTCACCGCCGGCTCGCGGGAGACTCGCGACCGGATCCTCGCGGAGATCGAAGAACGGACCGGCTGTACGGTGTTGAACCTCCCGATGCTGACGGACTTCTACATCGATCTGGAGTTCCCCGTCGTGAACGCGGACCGGTTCGCCCGTGAGTCGAGTTCCGGGACGGATCGGGTCGAGGCGACGGCGATCAGCGAGGAGGCGACCGGCGACCTCACGGCGCTCGATGCCGCCGTCCTCCTCGAGATCCAGGAGGGGCTGCCCCTCTCGCGGACGCCGTACGCGGACGTGGCGCGGGCGACGGGCTACGATACCGACGCGGTGATCGAGTCGGTCACCCGGCTGCTCGCGGCGGGCTGTATCAAGCGGGTCGGCTGCGTGATAAACCACGTCGTGACGGGCTTTACGGCCAACTGCATGGTGGTCTGGAACGTCCCCGACGAGGAGTTAGACGGGCGCGGACGGGCCGTTGGGGCGTTGCCCTCGGTCACGCTGTGTTATCACCGCCCGCGCCGGAGCGAGCTCGGCTGGGAGTACAACCTCTTTACGATGATCCACGGGCGCGATCCGGCGGCCGTCGACGCCCGGATCGACGCGCTCGCCGAGGAGTACCTCCCCTACGAGCACGAGCGGCTCTATTCGACGGAGACGCTGAAACAGACGGGCGCGCGCTACGACGAGTTGCTCTCGGCGTAG